One genomic segment of Terriglobia bacterium includes these proteins:
- a CDS encoding discoidin domain-containing protein, whose protein sequence is MSLRAAAAGAASYTGAVVFGAYDQRLSWKVVSSSSFQRSEGDPANVLDGAGETYWISRWRGSAAPPPHNIVLDFGETLNVASVLYTGRAGNPGGRVKDYEIYLSGDGKDWGDPVSKGTLSMEPLHQTIAFAHPVKGRYLKFAVLSEHTDGRMAAIAELDVGLAK, encoded by the coding sequence GTGTCGCTGCGTGCCGCCGCCGCGGGCGCTGCCTCTTACACAGGAGCCGTGGTCTTCGGCGCCTACGATCAACGTCTAAGCTGGAAAGTCGTCTCTTCGAGCAGCTTCCAACGTTCCGAAGGTGATCCCGCGAACGTCCTCGATGGAGCCGGCGAAACCTATTGGATTTCCCGCTGGCGCGGCAGTGCCGCCCCTCCGCCCCACAACATCGTGCTCGATTTTGGAGAGACGCTCAACGTCGCCTCCGTCCTCTACACAGGCCGTGCCGGGAATCCCGGCGGACGCGTGAAGGATTATGAGATCTACCTGAGCGGCGACGGAAAGGATTGGGGCGATCCTGTTTCTAAAGGGACTCTGTCCATGGAACCTTTGCATCAGACCATCGCCTTCGCTCATCCGGTCAAGGGCCGCTACCTCAAGTTCGCGGTTCTCAGTGAGCACACGGATGGCAGGATGGCTGCGATCGCCGAGCTGGACGTTGGCCTGGCCAAGTAA
- a CDS encoding 4Fe-4S dicluster domain-containing protein, whose protein sequence is MVNSQIAFFVDATQCINCRTCEIACKDFNDSAVGRRIRRVRTFEGGEFPKIFAYNISMSCNHCEDPICVKICPAGAYAKRASDGIVVHDPERCIGCRYCTWLCPYGAPQYDANEGRVRKCNLCIDQLERGKSPVCVAACPMRAIEIGRLAEIAARPGVAVTIRNLPSPDLTRPACRYKVRAEALGA, encoded by the coding sequence GTGGTTAACAGTCAGATCGCATTTTTCGTGGATGCCACCCAATGCATCAATTGCAGGACGTGTGAAATCGCCTGCAAGGATTTCAATGATTCTGCAGTCGGCCGGAGAATCCGCAGGGTGCGTACCTTCGAGGGCGGGGAGTTTCCAAAGATATTCGCCTACAACATCTCCATGTCCTGCAATCATTGCGAGGACCCGATCTGTGTCAAAATCTGCCCGGCCGGGGCTTATGCGAAGCGGGCGAGCGACGGAATTGTCGTGCACGATCCCGAGCGCTGCATCGGCTGCCGCTATTGCACCTGGCTGTGCCCTTACGGCGCACCCCAGTATGATGCCAACGAGGGCAGGGTCCGGAAATGCAACCTGTGCATCGACCAGCTTGAACGAGGAAAGAGTCCTGTATGCGTGGCGGCATGTCCCATGCGTGCCATCGAAATCGGCCGCCTCGCCGAGATTGCCGCACGGCCGGGTGTGGCCGTCACAATTCGAAATCTCCCCTCCCCTGATCTGACGCGGCCTGCTTGCAGGTACAAGGTGAGGGCGGAGGCGTTAGGAGCGTGA
- a CDS encoding dimethyl sulfoxide reductase anchor subunit yields MTEWPLVVFTIAIQLAGGLVLAATLFDRTAPQSDAVMRPLGMAIFPLAMLGLLASLLHLGRPLAAWKSLLNLGSSRLSLEVLLTLLFVLGALIYSHAWWAHKAEHRFALGIVTSLLALAAVASSSVIYLFPTQPAWNSGWVPVSFLGTALLLGGCAASVLVNPQGPRSLLRCFLAGGITGSLLLFLSAMWMIANLSRTSLDDFGSARLQGALHLVTSRYPLWLGLHLLLAGVVPIAFASLLWNGRNYAESSGSSWIRVLFFLAAFLGAVIGRRLMYLLGVSLPQF; encoded by the coding sequence ATGACGGAATGGCCGTTGGTTGTTTTTACGATCGCGATCCAGCTTGCCGGCGGGCTCGTGTTGGCTGCAACCCTGTTCGACCGGACCGCTCCCCAGTCCGACGCCGTCATGCGCCCGTTAGGAATGGCGATATTCCCGCTGGCCATGCTGGGTCTGCTGGCATCTCTGCTTCACTTGGGCCGCCCCCTCGCCGCCTGGAAGTCGCTCCTCAACCTGGGCAGTTCGAGACTCAGCCTCGAGGTCCTCTTGACGCTTTTGTTCGTCCTGGGGGCCCTCATCTACAGCCATGCCTGGTGGGCACACAAAGCCGAGCATCGGTTCGCCCTCGGTATTGTGACCAGTCTCCTCGCCCTGGCGGCGGTCGCTTCCAGCTCGGTGATTTATCTTTTCCCGACGCAGCCGGCCTGGAACTCCGGATGGGTTCCTGTTTCTTTTCTCGGGACGGCATTGCTCCTCGGGGGATGCGCGGCGTCTGTTCTAGTGAACCCTCAGGGCCCCAGGTCTCTGCTTCGATGCTTTCTGGCCGGAGGGATCACCGGGAGTCTCCTGCTGTTCCTGTCCGCGATGTGGATGATCGCGAATCTGTCCCGCACGTCCCTGGACGATTTTGGGTCAGCTCGGCTTCAAGGAGCGTTGCACCTTGTCACTTCCCGGTATCCCCTCTGGCTCGGGCTTCACCTGTTGCTCGCGGGGGTGGTCCCCATTGCCTTCGCCTCCCTGCTCTGGAACGGAAGGAACTATGCCGAATCTTCAGGATCTTCCTGGATTCGAGTTCTCTTCTTCCTCGCAGCATTTCTGGGAGCAGTCATCGGCCGGCGGCTCATGTATCTGCTCGGCGTTTCCCTCCCCCAGTTCTGA
- a CDS encoding glycoside hydrolase family 16 protein, translating into MVLVAVTAGVGPGTRGGYGRDAVVAQGAAAPGPAPAYPGYTLVWSEEFDRDGEPDPANWTYETGFVRNQELQWYQPGNARVENGMLIIEGRRERKPNPNYQAGSTDWKRNREFAEYTSSSLTTRGRHDWQYGRIEMRARIDTRAGLWPAFWTLGTGGGWPRNGEVDIMEYYRGNLLANAAWGSAQPGRAVWNDTRTPLMAFHNPDWSRQFHVWRMDWDENRIQLFVDNQLLNEIDLTKTINEDGTNKNPFRQPHYLIVNLAIGGQGGDPSATEFPSRYEIDFIRVYQKKG; encoded by the coding sequence ATGGTGCTGGTGGCGGTAACGGCAGGGGTGGGCCCAGGTACGCGCGGCGGATATGGTCGCGACGCAGTTGTAGCCCAGGGCGCGGCGGCACCGGGTCCCGCACCGGCATATCCGGGCTACACACTCGTTTGGTCCGAAGAGTTCGACCGCGACGGCGAGCCCGATCCGGCGAACTGGACTTACGAAACGGGCTTCGTGCGCAACCAGGAGCTGCAGTGGTATCAGCCCGGCAATGCGCGCGTCGAGAACGGGATGCTCATTATCGAGGGCCGCCGGGAGCGCAAGCCCAATCCCAACTACCAGGCCGGTTCAACTGACTGGAAACGCAATCGCGAGTTTGCCGAATACACCTCGTCAAGCCTCACAACCCGTGGCCGGCATGACTGGCAGTATGGCCGAATCGAAATGCGCGCGCGGATCGATACCCGAGCCGGCCTGTGGCCGGCCTTCTGGACGCTCGGTACCGGCGGCGGGTGGCCGCGCAATGGCGAGGTGGACATCATGGAGTACTACCGCGGCAACCTGCTGGCCAATGCAGCCTGGGGCTCTGCCCAGCCCGGGCGGGCGGTTTGGAACGATACGCGCACTCCTCTCATGGCGTTCCACAATCCCGACTGGTCCAGACAGTTCCACGTCTGGCGCATGGACTGGGACGAGAACCGGATCCAGCTCTTCGTGGACAATCAGTTGCTCAACGAGATCGACCTGACCAAAACGATCAACGAAGACGGCACCAACAAGAATCCCTTCCGCCAGCCGCACTATCTCATTGTCAACCTCGCCATCGGCGGCCAGGGCGGCGATCCGTCGGCGACTGAATTTCCCAGCCGCTATGAGATTGATTTCATCCGCGTATATCAAAAGAAGGGGTAG